The following proteins are co-located in the Acidobacteriota bacterium genome:
- a CDS encoding TerC family protein has protein sequence MPLLFPFAEYWSFYAGFTGFVLLLLALDLGVFHRRPHVVSFRESLGWSIVWITLALIFAYGLYRYAASLFGADIGRQVGLEFLTGYVVEKSLAVDNVFVFVLVFAYFAVPPPYQHRVLFYGILGALVLRAIFIAIGAALMQYHVVVLLFGAFLVLTGLNMLWAPERKIEPDRNPLVRLVRRLMPVTPGLHGARFVVRVQGRWHATPLLVALLFLEMSDVIFAVDSVPAIFAISREPMIVFTSNVFAILGLRAMYFMLAGAVERFHLLKYGLALILIFVGLKMVWLNRLFGGEFPIGLSLAIIAGLLAGSIAASLLWPKSADGAGGPRDRTLIRDSGTGR, from the coding sequence ATGCCGCTGCTGTTTCCCTTTGCGGAGTACTGGAGCTTCTACGCGGGCTTCACCGGGTTCGTGCTGCTGCTGCTCGCGCTCGACCTCGGCGTCTTCCACCGGCGACCGCACGTCGTCTCGTTCCGCGAGTCGCTGGGCTGGTCGATCGTCTGGATCACGCTGGCGCTGATCTTCGCCTACGGCCTGTACCGGTATGCCGCCAGCCTGTTCGGCGCCGACATCGGCCGCCAGGTCGGCCTGGAGTTCCTCACCGGCTACGTCGTCGAGAAGTCGCTCGCGGTGGACAACGTGTTCGTGTTCGTCCTCGTGTTCGCGTACTTCGCGGTGCCGCCGCCCTACCAGCACAGGGTGCTGTTCTACGGCATCCTGGGCGCCCTCGTCCTGCGCGCGATCTTCATCGCGATCGGCGCCGCCCTGATGCAGTACCACGTCGTCGTGCTGCTGTTCGGCGCGTTCCTCGTGCTGACGGGCCTGAACATGTTGTGGGCACCCGAACGGAAGATCGAGCCGGACCGCAATCCGCTGGTCCGGCTCGTCCGGAGGCTCATGCCGGTGACGCCCGGGCTGCACGGCGCGCGGTTCGTCGTGAGGGTGCAGGGGCGATGGCACGCGACGCCGCTGCTCGTCGCGCTGCTGTTTCTCGAGATGAGCGACGTGATCTTCGCCGTGGACTCGGTGCCGGCCATCTTCGCGATCTCGCGCGAGCCGATGATCGTGTTCACGTCGAACGTGTTCGCCATCCTCGGGCTCAGGGCGATGTACTTCATGCTCGCGGGAGCCGTCGAACGTTTCCACCTGCTGAAGTACGGGCTCGCGCTCATCCTGATCTTCGTCGGGCTGAAGATGGTGTGGCTGAACCGCCTGTTCGGCGGCGAATTCCCGATCGGCCTGTCGCTGGCGATCATCGCCGGCCTGCTGGCCGGAAGCATCGCCGCGTCGCTGCTGTGGCCGAAGTCCGCCGACGGTGCGGGAGGGCCGCGCGATCGGACGTTGATCAGGGATTCAGGAACAGGACGTTGA
- a CDS encoding lactonase family protein translates to MRVMSFIVVTTCLLLVCAACSQDAAPPASGRIVYVGTYTGGNTGSQGIYAFRFDDASGALTPVGLAADTPSPSFLTASADGRVVFAVNEIDAFEGAASGSVSAFAVDPATARLTRIGVQPSRGAHPCHLVLDRSGRFLAVANYTGGNYALLPVGADGALSPAAAVVGGQGRGPTARQQGPHGHAVWFSGDNRFLVGTDLGLDELLVYRFDAATGALTPNDPPFASMTPGAGPRHTAFHPDGRHAFVINELDSTITGLVWDGASGTFTRGASVPTRPEGVTIGTTAEIHVHPSGRFVYGSNRGHDSIAVFGVGSDGGLTLVEHEPTRGRTPRNFSIDPTGRWLIAANQESNSLAVFSIDQGTGALTPAGPLVDAPAPVNVLFLNP, encoded by the coding sequence ATGCGAGTCATGTCCTTCATCGTCGTCACCACGTGCCTGCTGTTGGTCTGTGCGGCGTGCAGCCAGGATGCGGCGCCCCCGGCGTCGGGGCGCATCGTGTACGTCGGGACGTACACGGGCGGCAACACCGGCAGCCAGGGCATCTACGCGTTCCGGTTCGACGACGCGAGCGGCGCGCTCACGCCGGTGGGCCTCGCGGCCGACACGCCGAGCCCGAGCTTCCTCACCGCGAGCGCCGACGGCCGCGTCGTGTTCGCCGTCAACGAGATCGATGCGTTCGAGGGCGCCGCGAGCGGCAGCGTCAGCGCCTTCGCCGTCGATCCGGCCACGGCCCGGCTCACGAGGATCGGCGTGCAGCCGTCGCGCGGCGCACACCCGTGCCACTTGGTGCTGGATCGCAGCGGCCGCTTCCTTGCGGTCGCGAACTACACGGGTGGCAACTACGCGCTCCTGCCGGTCGGTGCGGACGGCGCGTTGTCGCCGGCCGCCGCGGTCGTGGGCGGGCAAGGCCGCGGGCCGACCGCGCGGCAGCAGGGGCCGCACGGGCACGCCGTCTGGTTCAGCGGCGACAATCGCTTCCTCGTCGGCACCGATCTCGGCCTCGACGAGCTGCTCGTCTACCGCTTCGACGCGGCAACGGGAGCGCTGACGCCGAACGACCCGCCGTTCGCGTCGATGACGCCGGGCGCCGGCCCACGCCACACGGCGTTCCATCCAGACGGCCGGCACGCGTTCGTCATCAACGAGCTGGACTCGACGATTACCGGCCTGGTGTGGGACGGCGCGTCCGGAACGTTCACGAGAGGTGCGAGCGTGCCCACGCGGCCCGAGGGCGTGACCATCGGGACGACCGCCGAGATCCACGTGCACCCGAGCGGCCGGTTCGTGTACGGATCCAATCGCGGGCACGACAGCATCGCGGTCTTCGGGGTCGGCTCCGATGGCGGGCTGACGCTCGTCGAACACGAGCCCACGCGCGGGCGGACGCCGCGCAACTTCTCGATTGACCCGACCGGCCGGTGGCTGATCGCCGCCAACCAGGAGTCGAACTCACTGGCCGTGTTCAGCATCGATCAGGGCACGGGTGCCCTGACGCCGGCCGGCCCGCTCGTCGACGCGCCGGCGCCCGTCAACGTCCTGTTCCTGAATCCCTGA
- a CDS encoding alkaline phosphatase D family protein: protein MFHRRPNVRHYERVVAGLSRRELLNAAWKLGTAAVVLPAASTRVLTQMAFAEYPFTLGVASGDPLPTGVVLWTRLAPKPLEGGGMPMANVEVGWEMARDAAFASIVQKGAAVARPELGHAVHVEVDGLDPGRDYFYRFRVGRELSVTGRTKTAPASGASVDRLRFAVCGCSHFEAGYFTAYRRIAEERFDFVFHTGDYIYEGRDDGGRNEALARRHAGQEIYTLVDYRNRYAQYKLDADLRAAHASAPFIVTWDDHEVENDYAGDLDENDTPPEVFLLRRAAAYQAYYESMPVRHQALPSGPAARLYRRFQFGTLIDLSVLDTRQYRSNQACEHGQPFECAELRDPGRTMLGAEQERWLFDHLADVRCRWTVIGQQVPTFARDLPDASAPNGFRVDKWDGYPAARDRLFAQLVETRAPNPIVLSGDVHQHYGADLKRDFRRPESETVAVEFTNSSISSGGNGTARAANWTEIQRVNPHLRYHSNRRGYIACTATPETMRADFTVLEQVTTPGAPARIDGSLVVEAGRPGTSAA from the coding sequence ATGTTCCATCGCCGACCGAACGTCCGACACTACGAACGCGTCGTCGCCGGCCTGTCGAGGCGCGAGCTGCTCAACGCGGCCTGGAAGCTCGGCACGGCCGCCGTCGTGCTGCCTGCCGCGTCGACGCGCGTCCTCACCCAGATGGCGTTCGCCGAGTACCCGTTCACGCTGGGCGTCGCGTCCGGCGATCCGCTGCCGACGGGCGTCGTGCTCTGGACGCGGCTCGCGCCGAAGCCTCTCGAAGGCGGCGGCATGCCCATGGCCAACGTGGAGGTCGGCTGGGAAATGGCGCGCGATGCCGCCTTCGCCAGCATCGTCCAGAAAGGCGCGGCGGTCGCTCGGCCTGAGCTCGGTCACGCCGTGCACGTCGAGGTGGACGGGCTGGATCCGGGGCGCGACTACTTCTATCGCTTCCGCGTCGGCCGCGAGCTGAGCGTCACGGGTCGCACGAAAACCGCGCCCGCTTCCGGTGCCAGCGTCGATCGCCTTCGATTCGCCGTCTGCGGCTGCAGCCACTTCGAGGCCGGCTACTTCACGGCGTACCGCCGGATCGCCGAAGAGCGCTTCGACTTCGTCTTCCACACGGGCGACTACATCTACGAGGGGCGGGACGATGGCGGCCGAAACGAGGCGTTGGCGCGGCGCCACGCCGGCCAGGAGATCTACACGCTCGTGGACTACCGGAACCGCTACGCGCAGTACAAGCTCGACGCCGACCTGCGCGCGGCTCATGCGTCCGCGCCGTTCATCGTGACCTGGGACGATCACGAGGTGGAGAACGACTACGCCGGCGACCTGGACGAGAACGACACGCCGCCAGAAGTCTTCCTCCTCCGCCGGGCCGCCGCGTACCAGGCGTACTACGAATCGATGCCCGTCCGCCATCAAGCGCTGCCGTCCGGACCGGCAGCCCGTCTCTACCGCCGGTTCCAGTTCGGCACGTTGATCGATTTGAGCGTCCTCGACACCCGCCAATACCGATCGAACCAGGCCTGCGAACACGGCCAGCCGTTCGAGTGTGCGGAACTGCGCGATCCCGGACGCACGATGCTCGGCGCCGAACAGGAGCGATGGCTGTTCGATCACCTGGCCGACGTCCGCTGCCGGTGGACGGTCATCGGACAGCAGGTGCCGACATTCGCGCGCGACCTGCCCGACGCGTCCGCTCCCAACGGGTTCCGCGTGGACAAGTGGGACGGCTATCCGGCGGCGCGCGATCGGCTGTTCGCCCAGCTGGTGGAGACGCGCGCCCCCAACCCGATCGTGCTCTCCGGCGACGTCCATCAGCACTACGGCGCCGACCTCAAGCGCGACTTCCGCCGCCCAGAGTCCGAGACCGTCGCCGTCGAGTTCACCAACTCGTCGATCTCGTCTGGCGGCAACGGCACGGCCCGCGCCGCCAACTGGACCGAGATCCAGCGAGTCAACCCGCACCTCCGGTATCACAGCAATCGCCGCGGCTACATCGCCTGCACGGCGACGCCCGAGACCATGCGCGCGGATTTCACCGTGCTGGAACAGGTCACGACGCCGGGCGCGCCCGCGCGAATCGACGGCTCGCTCGTCGTCGAAGCCGGCCGGCCCGGCACGTCGGCGGCGTGA